From Balearica regulorum gibbericeps isolate bBalReg1 chromosome 28, bBalReg1.pri, whole genome shotgun sequence:
TGGGGTGAGCGGGGTGAAGGCGCTGGAAGCACGGCCGCGCCTGAGcgtgggagcagggctgggctctgcccatGGGGATGGCTTTGGGGGTCTCAGGGGAAGGGCATagcccccctctccccagtACCGTGGGTGTCGAGAGGGGGCTGGCTGGATCagccccatccctctgccccagcccctctggtgcttatttttaaagcatgttggggggggaaatggggcaAAAACGTGTCTCAAATAAAGGCCTTTGGATTTGTAACGGAGTGGGTactttgggggggggagcaacAGAGGGGTTGCTGCAGCCTCCCTCGCCTGGGAACGACTCGAGGGGGcgaggcagggctgtgccccccccgcGGTGTCGTACACCCCATGCCATGCCCCCCATGGCCGTGCCCCCCCATGCCCATGAGCGTCCCCCAGGCCGTGCCCCCTGTGCCACGCGGTgcccgcagcagcagcccaccCTGCGCCGGGTTGTGCAAcaccccagggagctgcagctgcacccGGGCAGGAAACCGCAGGGCAAGGGGAGCGGGTGCTTGGGCACCCTTGCGACGCCACGTTCCCCCACCCCGACCAGCCCCGCTCTATAAAAAGCCTGGCAGGATGCAGATGTGCGGGTTGGGGGGGAGCCCCGGTACCCCTATCCCCCGAAACCAGGGTGGCTCCTGCTGGCACAAGTCTGGGGTTGAGTcacctgctcctgccctcccaAGCAGGCAGGTGACCCCTGGGGGGGCGAGGGGCCGGATCCTGGGGTCAGCCCTGATGGGCCCCCAGCCTCAAAAACCCACCCTGGTTTCAggcagccccgctgccagcAGAGCGGAGCCTGGCAGCCAGCCCCCCAGGCGGGGAAGGGGCCGGGTGTCTCCtacaccccacccccccagcacccacaccCTGGGCACCCACCTATCCTGGCACCCTCGGggcccccagccccatctcTGCCCCTCCGCAGCCCCCACCACCATCCCTTGCCCgttgcagcccccagccccaatCCTGCCCCATCCCTTCCACtttgcagcccccagccctgtccccccccccagccccatcccttccccacTGCACCCCCCAGGACCACCCACCTTTTCTCAGCCAACAAGTTTATTTTACTCCTTTGTTACACGTCCCAGTCTCGCTgcgtcccccccaccccgggtgCCAGAGGGGGGGAttctgcacccccccccccccccgccccacagCGGGTCGGCTCCAGCACAGGGTGGGCAGGATCGGTCCCAGCAATAGGGCAGCACGGCCCAGCCGGAGTCCAGCGGCGGGCAGCGGCCACCGGGCAGGAGCAGGGTCCCCGTAAGGGCTGGGGATGTGACCAAGGGGTCCTCCGCCGGACCCTTCCCCGCACCCCGGGGTCATGGGCcagtctgggggggggggggcattagTGGGTGCTAATGCAGCTTGCAGTGGACAGGGTGCAGCAGGGCCATGTGCTCGGCCCCCTTGAAGGGCAGCTTCTCGGTGGAGTAGTAGTGCACGACCTCGGGGACGCTGGCAAAGACGCCGCTGGCCTGGCTGAGCGTGTACTTGTTGTCCTTGGTCTGGGCCACGATGATGTGGACGCAGCCCTGGCTGGTCCTGGGCGGTCGGTGGGCGTCAGTGGTGCCGCCGGCCCCCCGGCACCCGCCCGCCCCATGGCCGCGGCTGCATCCACCCCTGTTTGTTCCCGTCCCTCTCCGATTGTTTCGGCTCCAGGGGCTCCGCTTCCTCAGGAAGGAAACGCCACCGGCGCTCCCGACAATgtgccggggagggggacacaCGGCCCCCCCCCCGTCGCCCCAGTGCTGCGCCAGGATGCCTGGGTCCCCCCGCGGCTTGGGGggtgtcacccccccccccaaggagCCTGGGTGCTCCCACCCCATCAGGGCTCTGGTGTGAACAACTTGCGGCtgcatccccccaccccaccccagggcCGGGACTCCCCCGGTCCGTGGCCGCTCGGCTACTCACTTGAGCGCGATGGAGTACTTGCCGCTGCCGGTCTCGCTGGTGCGCACCAGGTAGCCGGCCTCCCGGCACGCCTGCAGCCGGCTCTCCGCCTCGGCCCGCGTGATGGCCCCATGGTAccagctgcgggggggggggatgccaAGGGGACATTGAGGGGTGGCAAAGCCCTGGACACCCccctcaacccccccccccggttccTGCCCCGGCTGCCGCATGTGGCTCGGCCTCAGGACTCACGGCTGCTTCTCCAGAGCCAGGGCAGGGTCTACCCGCTCGCCCTCGCCGTGCTCAGCGCCCACCGGCTTCAGCATCTTGGGGGTCCAGCTCTTCTGGCGTAGGTGCTGCCGTGGTGCCTCCTCCTTGGGGCGCTCCGAGCCCTCAAACtggactggggggggggtgtggaacAAGATGTGAgcccccaaagccccatccatgCTACCTCCATCGCCACCTCTAGCTCCAACCCCATCCCCAGCTTCAGCaccgtccccatccctgtccccatccccatctgtgtccccatccctgtccccattccccatccctgtcttcatctgtgtccccatccctgtccccagtCCCATCCATGTCCTCATCCCTGtcccattccccatccctgtccccatccctgtctccatccccatccccattcctgtctccatccctgtccccatccctgtctccaCCTGTGTCCCtatccctgtccctgtccccaccccccccccccaccatgaGCggggacatcttcaaccagaccaggttgccccaAGCCCCGTCCAACCCGACCGTGgatgcctccagggatggggcagccaccacctctctgggcaccctgtgccggtgcctcagcaccctcacccTAAAAAACTTCTGCCGTCTATCTGTTCTGAATCTCCTCTCCTCTAGTTTAACCCcccccccttgtcctattgctacaggccctactaaaaagtctgttcCCATCCCAATCCGTGTCCTTGTCCCCCTCCtcgtccctgtccccatcccctaCCTGACAGCGCTTTGACGATCTGCTCCTTCTTCCACTCCCAGGGCTGCTCATACTCGCCCGCCGGGCGCTCGTCGTTCTCAGGCAGGCGCCCGTCCCCGGCCCTCGCCCTGCGCTCTGGGGTTCCCCCGGGtaccccctccccaggctcaTAGGGGGTGTCATAGAGCTGGGGCCCCTTCCCTGCCACCTCCTTGCCCCCGGGCCGCTTGGCCGGCTCCGGTTtgccgcccccctccccaggctcgCCAGGACCGTCCAGCAGCAGGATGGCTTTGACCAGGGGGTCCTTGGAGCCCCGACGGCGGATTTCTGTGGGGAAGAGGGACAGTGGGTCAGGGAGGGGGACTGTGTGGCCcttgacacacacacacacacacacacacacgcacaccccccaCCGCCCGCCCTTGGAGGAGGGGTGTGCACCAGGGTCCCCATGCCGGGGACGCCCATTGGGAACCGGCTcgggaggagctggagcaggaaggGGCCCATCCTCGTGGCGCCTGGCCTGCTGTCGCAGCCCCGAGGCTGCCGGTGCGGCAGGATGCTACACCCCGCACTGGAGCTCAGCCCCACGGGAGGCCACCCCGGGGGGctcaacaccccccccccccccagcccccgctTCGTGCCGTGGCGCCGGGCTCCACCAAACAGCCCGGGCTGCCCCGCACGGGAAAAAAACATCAGCAGCAAATCTTTTATTTCCAGCTTCCGGCCAAGTCAGTTCCTGTTGTTCTGGCCAGCTGGGCGGCCGCCGCGCTGGCCGGGGGGTCGCTGGCTGGGGGGGCATGGCTGCGGGGGACCCTCAGGGGTGCTGTGTGTCCCGTGTgtccccgttcccccccccccagccaagGACAGCCGGGTGGCACTGAGGGCTTCGCACCGGCCCCGTGCACCCATCGGGCGATGGCGGCGGGTCGTGGCACCGGGCGAGGGGCCGGCGGGCACAGGTCAGCGTCCGGCCTCGCGCCCGCTCCTTATCTGGCCCCACGCAGCCGCAGGAAGCGGCAAGCGGCTTTCCTGTTCCCGGAGCCTCCCGCGCCAGGCGGCTCTGAGGGCGGCCACGCGCTCCCAGCTGGGGAGCGGTGCCAGCGGCGCTGCTGCAGgatggcacggcacggcgcggcGCGGCGTGGCACGGCGCAGCACGTACCTGTGATCATCTGCTGGGCGTCGTAGGGCTCCATGTAGCCGTCGTTCTCCCCCAGCCGCTCAGCATCCCGCTGGCCCTTGGTGCGCTTGGCGTCGTAGGGGTCGGCGTAGTCCTCCAGGATGATGACCTGAGGGAGGGGACGGGCACCGCTGGCCTCAGGGCACTGCCGGGGGTCCCACCGGGTGGGCACGGGCACGGAGCCAGGCAGGGGACAGGACactggggtccctggggggggggacggcAGGGCATCTGGGGCCGATGGAGCCATGCCACAACCCCACGAGGGTCCACCTGGTTGCACCTTTGGGTGGGGGCAGCGCCCATTGCTATGCACCCCAGCGGTGGGGAGGAGCCTGGAGAGAGGGGGGTGCTTGGGGAACCTTTTgggtcacacacacacaccccccccccccccccccccccccccccccccacacacacacacccccaactGGCTCCCAGCCACCCCGGGGCTGTGTGGGGCCGAAAGTCCGGCTTCTCAGAAAAACCTTTACGTCAGCCTTTGTTTAACCAGCGGCCGAGTGCCGGGGTCAGGGAGGGATGAGACACGGCAGGACGCAGCGAGGGGGCCCGGCCagcgcccccccacccccaccccccggcaGAAGAAGGGTGCTTGGGATGAAGGGAGCTTTGAACAGGACTTGAAGGCAGCAGAGCGGGGCGCGATGAAAGGCCGGGGTTAGCTGGGCTAATGAGCCAGAGCCCAAAGAAGTTAAAGCTGCCGGTGCCGcgcgccgccccccgccccccccagtcCTCCCTGGTCCCCCCCCACTTACCGTCTCCGTCTTGGGGgtcttccccttgtcctgctcgggggcaggcaggctggcgggcgggggggcaggGTACCCCTTCCCATTCTTCTCATGAGCCTCCACCTTGATGAGGCGGTTGATGTAGGTGCCGCAGGTTTTGGGGGGTCCCTCCGGCGCGCCCCCCTCCGCTCGTGAGTTCTTCCGCATCTTCCCGGTAGCGGCCTGGAGCAGACCCTGCAGATTGTCCCTCGACAGCCGGCCACCCCCCTCCTTGCCACCCCCCGGGCTGGCCCGGCAGCCCCCCAGCTCGGCGGCCGAATTCTTCCGACTCTTGCCCAGGCTCCCGCTGCCCGGCCGAGCCCTCTCCGACACCGTCTTCAGGTTGGAGGGAAACTCCTTGAACCACTTGGCCGCCATGGGGCCAGGGAGGGGCAGggtgccgcagcccccccggggcTCCTCGAtgccccacggccaccccgcCGGCTCAGGGCCAGCTCAGCCgggggggcacagggcagcccggctccccccagcccagggagcGGGACCCTCGGCGACCGGGGGCCAGCccgggagaggagggggggggggggttggtgaGGGCAGGGGGTCCGGGGCCTTCGCCCCCGGTCCGGGCGGGGGGCTCCAGGCGTCCTTCGTCCCCGCGGGGACGGCTGGCGGGTCCCCAGGGGTGCCGGTTCTCGCGGCCCGGGAAGGGGACCGCGTCTCCCCGGGGGTCCCTGGCCCCGGGGAagggtcccggggggggggtcgggTCTCTGCTCCAGCGATGAGACGAgtcgggggagggggggtctcGCCGGCCGGCCGGGGGGTTcggccggggcagccccggggcggcTCGGAGGGTCTTCTGCTCCCGGGGAAGGGGCCCGGGGGGGTCTCTCCGTGCTCCGGGGGGTCCGGCCGGGACCGGGCAGCCGGTGGGTCCCGTCGCGGCTCCTCGGCGGGGCCCGTCtccgggggcggcggggctgcagggggggggggggtcaggccGGCCCGGGGGGCCCCatgcggcggcggcgggacgggacggagccggaggggcggcggggccggcgctCCCCGCCCAGATCCGGagggggcggccccgggggaCGGCACGGCACCGGCCGGGCGGGCGGCCACCGGCCCCGGCAGCCTCGGGGAGCCCCGGCCGGCCCTTCCGGCGCCGGGCAGTGGCCGGGCGGCTCCGTCCTCCCCGGACCGGGGTCTCTGGCCGGCGGCTGCCGGGGGCTGCGCGGCCCCCCGCGGGTGGTGGAGGGGGGGACACggagggggggggacacggagggggggacacggaggggggggacacacggagggggggacacacggaGGGGGGGACCCCGCCCAGCcgatggggcggggggggccgtCAAGACCCTGTGTGTGCACCCCACAgacgctcccccccccccccccccgagttcCACGCACGGACCCTCACGCACAGCCCCCCCCACACACAGCCCCTGGACCCCACGTACGGatccccgcacccccccccccctccccccatgcACAGCCCCTGTGCACACCCCGACGGGGCGCACGGCCCCGATGCGCTCGCTGCCGCTGCGGCTGCGGTTCACACCACGCCAGCGAAGACCTACTTCTGCTGGCTGTACCCAACCTCGCCGGAAAACCCCAGTCAAGCCCAGCGATTTGGCTCTGCAGGTTGGCGGCTGGgcttgggcgggggggggggggccctcaCTGTTTGCAAAAGCACAACAGAAAGCGATGAGGCCCAGGGGTTTGCAGGTAAAGatgctccccccagccccaaactCCCTCCAGGATGGGGTTTGCGAGGGCCGGAGAACCCAAGGACCAGCAGCTCCTACGCACGGTGGGTGATGCCGCTGTGGGGGGGGGACCCGCTGGGAGAACAGACCCGGAAtcggctgctccccagcaccgTGCTCCTCCCCGTCCGGGTGCAAGGAGGTGTCGGGGCGCTGGgcagcctggagcagcagcgCAGGGTCACCGCCAGCGCCGTAGGAAGCGGTGGCAATTTCCTCAGCAGCGCTGCGGGGCAGGATGTGCCTCACAGTGGCGAGGCGCCGCTGCTAGGCTGGCGCCCAAACTGGCCGTGGGATCTTGGCCGGCTTCGGCTTTGCCTTCTGGAGGCCAAGGAAAGCTCCGTGCCACCGCCGGTAAGCTTGGGTGTTAGCTTAGTGTGAAAGGTGCTGGTTCGGTCGCAGATTTAAATCTCCCCTTAATCTTGCCAGGGGCCTCAAAACAGGAGGACAGACGCGCAGGCAGCGCCATCTCGGTGGCTCGGTGCCGCGGCGGCGTTCCTGGCAGCACACCATCCACACATCTCTTTTGGGAAgtctccccccatccccatcctccgCAGAGGAAGGCTGCGGGAGCGTCTCCGGCAGCACAGATGGCACCACGCGCCAGCTCCCCTGACGAGCCCAACCAAGAGCCGAGCCAGCGCGACGGTGACGAGCGGTGAGCGCGTCTGGGAGCGGGACGGACCCTGACGCTGGGGTGGGTGAAAACAGACGGGACAGGCAGACACCTGCCAGACTCGCGCTGTTCCTACCACGCTTCCAGCCTCAACGCTCGCGGGGCGAGCAGCGGAGGGTCCCGCAGGGTCCTGGTTAACTCTCCCGCTCATCCCAGCCCGGAAAGCCGCTGGGATTCAGGAGCAAGAGCGTTCTCCTAATCAACTCGGCGTACCCCAACCCAACTCTGTCGCTGGGGTGGGCAAGGCGCAGCTCCCACCTCGCCAAacagcaccaccaccagctTTACAAACCTTCACTGACCTACCTCAACCCCCCCTTCCCGGTGGGTTCCTCGGTGCTGATTGAGCTAGAGaggcacggggctggggagggcacaGGACCCCGCTGGGTGCTgggccagggcagagctgctaGGTGTCGCAAACCTCCCTgtccttcagcaaagcatttaaaaatttaaaattaagtccCCCCGGCCGTGGCCAGAGCAGCCATCAGTAATCCCTCTCCtacagcagcttttatttttttcccccaaggccTAACAAGGAGAACATCTGCTGGAGGAGATAATGGACTTCTTCTGAGGCCCTTTGATTTTTCTAACAACTTTTATTCAAACACAGCGAATTAATACTGATGGTTCGGCTTTGACACACTAATGAGCCAGCTATGCCCTCCAGCCGAGGACACAACAGCAGAAGTTAGATGAGTTCCAACACCCAAATCTCCTTCCAGCAGCCTCAGGAGAGAGCAGGGGCTGAAGCAACAGGGCACGACTGCAGCAAacccttccctgcagcactgagcagagcaggaacaatggcttgaggagg
This genomic window contains:
- the SHE gene encoding SH2 domain-containing adapter protein E; translation: MAAKWFKEFPSNLKTVSERARPGSGSLGKSRKNSAAELGGCRASPGGGKEGGGRLSRDNLQGLLQAATGKMRKNSRAEGGAPEGPPKTCGTYINRLIKVEAHEKNGKGYPAPPPASLPAPEQDKGKTPKTETVIILEDYADPYDAKRTKGQRDAERLGENDGYMEPYDAQQMITEIRRRGSKDPLVKAILLLDGPGEPGEGGGKPEPAKRPGGKEVAGKGPQLYDTPYEPGEGVPGGTPERRARAGDGRLPENDERPAGEYEQPWEWKKEQIVKALSVQFEGSERPKEEAPRQHLRQKSWTPKMLKPVGAEHGEGERVDPALALEKQPWYHGAITRAEAESRLQACREAGYLVRTSETGSGKYSIALKTSQGCVHIIVAQTKDNKYTLSQASGVFASVPEVVHYYSTEKLPFKGAEHMALLHPVHCKLH